The proteins below are encoded in one region of Arthrobacter sp. CJ23:
- a CDS encoding DUF5666 domain-containing protein, which produces MSTMTPGLRKALIAGGVAVALTGGGAATVWAGTQPSPSPSGSSPSATATPSPAPSGSPGKSLGLGRLHGHGIHGEFTVKDKDGNYRTVVTQSGAVESVNDSSITVKSEDGFTQSYAINGDTRIVKIPEDVSQLRNGKGKPDLPAATAADLKAGDMVRIAGTKDGSTVTATSIVAGQLPDKLPGNGNGNGKFKGPGHHFGHNRGQNSGQNP; this is translated from the coding sequence ATGTCAACCATGACGCCGGGCCTTCGGAAGGCCCTCATCGCAGGCGGGGTCGCCGTCGCACTGACCGGTGGCGGGGCAGCCACCGTGTGGGCGGGCACCCAGCCCAGCCCCTCGCCGTCGGGCTCGTCCCCCTCCGCCACCGCAACGCCGAGCCCCGCACCCAGCGGCTCCCCAGGCAAAAGCCTCGGCCTGGGCCGGCTGCACGGGCACGGCATCCACGGAGAGTTCACCGTCAAGGACAAGGACGGAAACTACCGGACCGTGGTGACGCAGAGCGGCGCCGTGGAATCCGTGAACGATTCCTCCATCACCGTGAAGAGCGAGGACGGCTTCACCCAGAGCTACGCCATCAACGGTGACACACGCATCGTGAAGATCCCCGAGGACGTTTCACAGTTGCGCAACGGCAAGGGCAAGCCGGACCTGCCCGCCGCCACGGCCGCCGACCTCAAGGCCGGGGACATGGTGCGCATCGCAGGAACCAAGGACGGCAGCACGGTGACCGCCACGTCCATCGTGGCAGGACAGCTCCCTGACAAGCTGCCCGGCAACGGCAACGGCAACGGCAAGTTCAAGGGTCCGGGCCACCACTTCGGGCACAACCGTGGGCAGAACTCCGGGCAGAACCCCTAG
- a CDS encoding formylglycine-generating enzyme family protein gives MPPGAGNSADVGLLDIAPRAAGTAPGNSAGGSGALPAAGQHDDVEVPGGVFAMGDLFNEGYASDGETPVHDVAVAAFRIDATAVSNQAFAAFVDATGYRTESELHGTSAVFHLAVKAAPQDILNRVVGAPWWLNVRGASWARPAGPLSSWQDIPDHPVTQVSHSDALAYCAWAGRRLPSEAEWEFAARGGLAGRRYPWGDELHNAGSSGAGKNNCNIWQGEFPTSNLQEDGYLTTAPARSFAPNGYGLYQTSGNVWEWCSDWFLPKYYRTCHKEGLATDPQGPTIGRGRVMRGGSYLCHDSYCNRYRVAARSSNSPDSASGNLGFRTVAA, from the coding sequence ATGCCGCCGGGCGCCGGAAACAGCGCCGACGTCGGCCTCCTTGACATTGCGCCCCGTGCTGCCGGCACCGCCCCAGGAAACAGCGCCGGCGGCAGCGGCGCGCTCCCCGCGGCAGGACAGCATGATGACGTGGAGGTGCCGGGAGGCGTCTTTGCCATGGGCGATCTCTTCAACGAGGGCTACGCTTCCGACGGCGAGACCCCCGTCCACGACGTCGCCGTTGCAGCCTTCCGGATCGACGCCACCGCCGTGAGCAACCAGGCCTTCGCGGCCTTCGTGGACGCCACCGGGTACCGCACAGAGTCCGAGCTCCATGGCACCTCCGCGGTGTTCCACCTCGCAGTCAAGGCCGCGCCGCAGGACATCCTGAACCGGGTTGTCGGCGCCCCGTGGTGGCTCAACGTCCGCGGCGCCAGCTGGGCGCGTCCGGCGGGGCCCCTGTCCTCCTGGCAGGACATACCGGACCATCCCGTCACCCAGGTGTCGCACAGCGATGCCCTGGCCTATTGCGCCTGGGCGGGCCGCCGGCTGCCCAGCGAGGCCGAATGGGAATTTGCGGCGCGCGGGGGCCTGGCCGGCCGGCGCTACCCCTGGGGCGACGAGCTCCACAATGCCGGATCGTCAGGGGCCGGGAAGAACAACTGCAACATCTGGCAAGGCGAATTCCCCACCAGCAATCTCCAGGAGGACGGCTACCTCACCACGGCGCCCGCGCGGAGCTTCGCCCCGAACGGCTACGGTCTGTACCAAACCAGCGGGAACGTGTGGGAATGGTGCAGCGACTGGTTCCTGCCCAAGTACTACCGCACGTGCCATAAGGAGGGATTGGCCACCGACCCGCAGGGGCCCACCATCGGCCGGGGCCGCGTCATGCGGGGCGGCTCCTACCTCTGCCACGACTCGTACTGCAACCGCTACCGGGTGGCCGCCAGAAGCTCGAACTCCCCCGATTCCGCGAGCGGCAACCTAGGTTTCAGGACTGTGGCAGCCTAG
- a CDS encoding sugar ABC transporter permease, whose protein sequence is MNSTTEEAPALPEARRVQVPVGGHKPGTGKRKGKAGKAPSQSFRNRLRRDKQMLLMMVPGVVFLLLFFYIPILGNVIAFQDYQPYLGIGDSLYVGWQNFVDLFGNPDFIRAFRNTLYLAAWQLVFLFPVPLILALIVDSLISTRVRQVFQSIAYLPHFLSWVLVIAFFQQMLGGAGFINNTLRHIGMDPIPFMTNPDTFPLLVVVQMIWKDAGWAMIIFLAALASIDASLYEAAAVDGAGRWRRMWHITLPGLRPVIVLLLILRIGDILSVGFEQFILQRDAVGAGAAEVLDTFTYYTGVIGGGWSSGAAAGLAKGIVGALLIYGANKLAHRFGEDGIFAKQAR, encoded by the coding sequence ATGAACTCGACGACGGAAGAAGCTCCGGCATTGCCGGAAGCGCGCCGGGTCCAGGTTCCGGTGGGAGGGCACAAGCCCGGCACCGGCAAGCGGAAGGGCAAGGCCGGCAAGGCGCCCTCGCAGAGCTTCCGGAACCGTCTGCGCCGCGACAAGCAGATGCTGCTCATGATGGTCCCCGGCGTAGTGTTCCTGCTCCTGTTCTTCTACATCCCGATCCTCGGCAACGTCATCGCGTTCCAGGATTACCAGCCCTACCTCGGCATCGGGGACAGCCTCTACGTCGGCTGGCAGAACTTCGTGGACCTCTTCGGCAACCCGGACTTCATCCGGGCCTTCCGGAACACGCTGTACCTGGCCGCCTGGCAGCTCGTTTTCCTGTTCCCGGTGCCGCTGATCCTGGCGCTGATCGTCGATTCGCTGATCAGCACGCGCGTCCGGCAGGTCTTCCAGAGCATCGCCTACCTGCCGCACTTCCTGTCCTGGGTGCTGGTCATCGCCTTCTTCCAGCAGATGCTGGGCGGTGCGGGCTTCATCAACAACACGCTGCGCCACATCGGCATGGACCCCATCCCGTTCATGACCAACCCGGACACGTTCCCGTTGCTGGTGGTTGTCCAGATGATCTGGAAGGACGCCGGCTGGGCCATGATCATCTTCCTGGCCGCCTTGGCCAGCATCGATGCCTCGCTCTATGAGGCGGCCGCGGTGGATGGTGCCGGCCGCTGGCGCCGCATGTGGCACATCACCCTTCCGGGCCTGCGCCCCGTGATCGTGCTCCTGCTCATCCTGCGGATCGGCGACATCCTCTCGGTCGGCTTTGAGCAGTTCATCCTGCAGCGCGATGCCGTGGGAGCCGGCGCAGCGGAAGTGCTGGACACCTTCACTTACTACACAGGAGTGATCGGCGGCGGCTGGAGCTCCGGTGCCGCGGCCGGCCTTGCCAAGGGCATCGTCGGAGCGCTGCTGATCTACGGCGCCAACAAACTGGCCCACCGCTTCGGCGAAGACGGAATTTTCGCAAAGCAAGCACGCTAA
- a CDS encoding carbohydrate ABC transporter permease, which produces MATTTLFKKKPRELSYNSKRPVWKERPSPLYQTVKGVILVLFSLSILAPILLVVSTSLADNEQLVRAGGFVMWPERPTLDAYATIFKGPMVLQSLGVSLFITAVGTILALFVTITMAYATSRSVLFGRPVVLAVLFTLLFAPGLIPSFLMIRELGLLDSIWSLILPGIFGAFNFVVMRSFFMNIPGELIESARIDGANDWQILWRIVMPLSKAVIAVVGLFYAVGFWNSFFNALLYINDHSKWPIQLLLRNFVVQGSGAAEQLGITTTPPPQSIQMAVVVVALVPILMVYPFLQKHFAKGVITGAVKG; this is translated from the coding sequence ATGGCAACAACAACACTTTTCAAGAAGAAGCCCCGGGAGCTGAGCTACAACTCCAAGCGCCCCGTCTGGAAGGAACGCCCTTCCCCGCTGTACCAGACCGTCAAGGGCGTCATCCTGGTCCTGTTCAGCCTCTCGATCCTGGCCCCCATCCTGCTGGTGGTATCCACGTCCCTGGCGGACAATGAGCAGCTGGTCCGGGCAGGCGGCTTCGTCATGTGGCCCGAACGTCCCACCCTGGACGCCTACGCCACCATCTTCAAAGGCCCCATGGTGCTGCAGTCGCTCGGTGTGAGCCTCTTCATCACCGCCGTGGGCACCATTCTGGCGCTGTTCGTGACCATCACCATGGCCTACGCCACCAGCCGTTCCGTACTGTTTGGCCGCCCCGTGGTGCTGGCAGTGCTGTTCACCCTGCTCTTCGCTCCCGGACTCATCCCCTCGTTCCTGATGATCCGCGAGCTGGGCCTGCTTGACTCCATCTGGTCGCTGATCCTGCCCGGCATCTTCGGGGCCTTCAACTTCGTGGTCATGCGCTCGTTCTTCATGAACATCCCCGGCGAGCTCATCGAAAGCGCCAGGATCGACGGCGCCAACGACTGGCAGATCCTGTGGCGGATCGTCATGCCGCTCTCCAAAGCCGTGATCGCCGTCGTCGGCCTGTTCTACGCCGTCGGCTTCTGGAACTCCTTCTTCAACGCGCTGCTCTATATCAACGACCACAGCAAGTGGCCCATCCAGCTGCTGCTCCGCAACTTCGTGGTCCAGGGCAGCGGCGCCGCCGAACAGCTGGGAATCACCACCACCCCGCCGCCGCAGTCCATCCAGATGGCCGTCGTCGTGGTGGCCCTGGTCCCGATCCTGATGGTCTACCCGTTCCTCCAGAAGCACTTTGCCAAGGGCGTCATCACCGGCGCCGTCAAGGGCTAG
- a CDS encoding sugar ABC transporter substrate-binding protein, with the protein MTSTTSGQAGFSRRGFLGLAGLAVTAAGLSACGGGGAASSGGAAASASVKLPTYKEFTGLTPDLAGNAKGLQAAYFKLPTPVQSVKGMPLKGKVTGLTETFDTMSPAMKDNPFWQRLNAKLGGDLELQIAEDIGDGYPAKFATVLASNDLPDMMWVPPNQGIPNVGPMLEAKFQDLTQYLSGDAVLEYPNLAALKPDSWKTAVVNGKIWGAPIPSTPFGQVYIGNHDTWAQVGGFEASSAEEFLQKAKEITRPGEQKYALEPAYINALHMVTEWFGAPNAWAVNKDRTLTHLYETEQYAAGVEFVAKMFAAGVFYPDAQATDIRSRVANGSVGAQVCSGPHDIRGFRALNKGAKFDILVPFSADGKVKPTYDMGYGTVGFTPFKKAEEGKIRELLSLINYLSAPFGTVEYMQKNYGELGHDYTLDATGNPVRTDTGTTNAPGLVSALNIMSSPENVIFNPGFDDDTRYVNRQEQKLLEIAWRNPTNGSYSDTNAKVGAKITKQLRDKVVDIITGRAKIDELKDGVKRWKSEGGDKMREEYQASLASDAPVFTS; encoded by the coding sequence ATGACGAGCACTACCTCAGGACAGGCTGGATTCAGCCGCCGCGGCTTCCTCGGGCTCGCAGGCCTGGCTGTTACCGCAGCCGGCCTGTCCGCCTGCGGTGGTGGCGGCGCCGCGAGCTCCGGAGGCGCCGCTGCCTCCGCCTCGGTGAAGTTGCCCACGTACAAGGAATTCACCGGCCTCACCCCGGACCTGGCGGGCAACGCCAAGGGCCTGCAGGCCGCCTACTTCAAGCTGCCCACCCCGGTGCAGTCCGTCAAGGGCATGCCGCTCAAGGGCAAGGTGACCGGCCTGACCGAAACCTTCGACACCATGAGCCCGGCCATGAAGGACAACCCCTTCTGGCAGCGACTGAACGCCAAGCTCGGCGGTGACCTGGAACTGCAGATCGCCGAGGACATCGGAGACGGCTACCCGGCCAAGTTCGCCACCGTGCTGGCCAGCAACGACCTGCCGGACATGATGTGGGTCCCGCCGAACCAGGGCATCCCCAACGTCGGGCCGATGCTCGAGGCCAAGTTCCAGGACCTCACCCAGTACCTCTCCGGCGACGCCGTGCTCGAGTACCCCAACCTGGCCGCACTCAAGCCGGACTCCTGGAAGACCGCCGTCGTGAACGGCAAGATCTGGGGCGCGCCGATCCCCAGCACGCCGTTCGGCCAGGTCTACATCGGCAACCACGACACCTGGGCCCAGGTGGGCGGCTTCGAAGCCTCCAGCGCCGAGGAATTCCTGCAGAAGGCCAAGGAGATCACCCGTCCCGGCGAGCAGAAGTACGCGCTGGAACCGGCCTACATCAACGCCCTGCACATGGTCACCGAATGGTTCGGCGCCCCCAACGCCTGGGCCGTGAACAAGGACCGCACCCTGACCCACCTCTACGAGACCGAGCAGTACGCGGCCGGCGTGGAGTTCGTGGCCAAGATGTTCGCAGCCGGCGTGTTCTACCCGGACGCCCAGGCCACGGACATCCGCTCCCGCGTTGCCAACGGCAGCGTCGGTGCCCAGGTGTGCAGCGGCCCGCACGACATCCGCGGCTTCCGCGCCCTGAACAAGGGCGCCAAGTTCGACATCCTGGTCCCGTTCAGTGCGGACGGCAAGGTCAAGCCGACCTACGACATGGGCTACGGAACAGTCGGCTTCACGCCGTTCAAGAAGGCCGAGGAAGGCAAGATCCGCGAACTGCTCTCGCTCATCAACTACCTCTCCGCCCCGTTCGGCACGGTCGAATACATGCAGAAGAACTACGGCGAGCTGGGACACGACTACACACTGGACGCCACGGGCAACCCGGTCCGCACGGACACGGGCACCACCAACGCCCCGGGCCTGGTTTCCGCGCTGAACATCATGTCCAGCCCGGAGAATGTCATCTTCAACCCCGGGTTCGACGACGACACGCGCTACGTAAACCGGCAGGAGCAGAAGCTCCTCGAAATCGCCTGGCGCAACCCCACCAACGGTTCCTACTCGGACACCAATGCCAAGGTGGGTGCCAAGATCACCAAGCAGCTCCGCGACAAGGTGGTGGACATCATCACCGGCCGCGCGAAGATCGACGAGCTCAAGGACGGCGTCAAGCGCTGGAAGAGCGAAGGCGGCGACAAGATGCGCGAGGAATACCAGGCGTCGCTGGCATCCGACGCGCCGGTGTTCACGTCCTAG
- a CDS encoding LacI family DNA-binding transcriptional regulator — MAKTTGTGQRPTIRMVAELAGVSTATVSYVLSGRRGDGGPGVSDPTADKVKSAAERLGYRPNQAARAIRTGRTNTVILSLTMLSDPWSLSVIEAVQRAAAPLGITPMILGDAEWVKVLGIHSADAVFVDAVGAKERDAPRRLAATGTTLVVFDELLEPEGFDVIRSVAGPGCELAMEHLLNGHRRIGCLAAAPSSGTPAGPRYEAYARALEGAGIPVRQDYVGGFDGTTAGAYAAATRLLSLPDRPTAVYATTDFAAVSAVNAAQRLGLAVGKDVDIIGVGNTVEGERMSPSLSSVGPVDFFDRLARLLLQRATGEGSDAGPGVLDFPWQLFVRESAPHRSATTRLY; from the coding sequence ATGGCGAAGACAACAGGCACGGGCCAGCGGCCCACCATCCGCATGGTGGCGGAACTGGCAGGCGTCTCCACGGCCACGGTTTCCTACGTGCTGTCCGGGAGGCGCGGCGACGGCGGACCGGGCGTTTCGGACCCGACGGCGGACAAGGTCAAGTCGGCCGCGGAGCGGCTGGGGTACCGGCCCAACCAGGCCGCCCGGGCCATCCGCACGGGACGCACCAACACCGTGATCCTGTCGCTGACGATGCTCTCGGACCCGTGGTCCCTCTCGGTCATCGAGGCCGTGCAGCGGGCGGCCGCGCCCCTGGGGATCACGCCGATGATCCTCGGCGATGCGGAATGGGTCAAGGTCCTCGGCATCCACAGCGCTGACGCGGTCTTCGTGGACGCCGTGGGCGCGAAGGAGCGCGACGCACCGCGCCGGCTCGCTGCCACCGGAACCACCCTGGTGGTCTTTGACGAGCTGCTGGAACCGGAAGGCTTCGATGTCATCCGTTCGGTGGCCGGCCCCGGCTGCGAACTGGCCATGGAGCACCTGCTCAACGGCCACCGCAGGATCGGCTGCCTCGCTGCCGCGCCGTCAAGCGGGACACCTGCGGGTCCCCGTTACGAGGCCTACGCCAGGGCGCTTGAAGGAGCCGGGATTCCTGTCCGGCAGGATTACGTGGGCGGCTTCGACGGCACCACGGCCGGGGCCTACGCCGCTGCCACGCGCCTGCTCAGCCTGCCGGACCGGCCCACGGCCGTCTACGCCACCACGGACTTTGCGGCCGTCAGTGCCGTCAATGCCGCCCAGCGGCTCGGCCTGGCCGTCGGGAAGGACGTGGACATCATCGGTGTCGGCAACACCGTGGAGGGCGAGCGGATGTCGCCGTCACTGAGCAGCGTCGGCCCCGTGGACTTTTTCGACAGGCTCGCGCGGCTGCTCCTGCAGCGGGCCACGGGTGAAGGGTCCGACGCCGGGCCCGGTGTCCTCGACTTCCCCTGGCAGTTGTTCGTGCGGGAATCGGCCCCGCACCGCAGTGCCACCACACGACTTTATTGA
- a CDS encoding Gfo/Idh/MocA family protein yields the protein MEQDLKVGIVGFGLRSGLWRHAHKPGQGSEVTIVCDTSERGRADAAERIPTARVTADLEELLGSGIDAVLVLTPDNRHAAVAVRTLKAGIATFCEKPLDVTVEAADRILQTAFETGTRLYVGHNMRHMPVVVQMRQLIEEGRIGEVKAIWCRHFVGHGGDYYFKDWHAQRANVTSLLLQKGAHDIDVIHWLANGYTKRVAAVGDLAVYGGVGNRSNNDGKRMGDWFSLDNWPPTEQTDLAETIDVEDISMMNMVLDNGVLASYQQCHFTPDYWRNYTVIGTKGRIENFGDGPGEAIKVWTSRTSGFAEPDETVEILDGEGGHGGADPLLIEEFLRFAAEGGQTRTSPIAARQAVVAGILAAESLRGDGSAKEVPALPEPLVEYFDAGQPALVRD from the coding sequence ATGGAACAGGATTTGAAGGTTGGCATCGTGGGCTTCGGCCTGCGATCGGGGCTTTGGCGCCACGCGCACAAGCCGGGCCAGGGCTCCGAGGTCACGATCGTGTGTGACACGAGCGAACGCGGACGGGCCGATGCGGCGGAGCGCATCCCTACCGCACGTGTCACGGCGGACCTTGAGGAACTCCTCGGCAGCGGGATCGACGCCGTCCTGGTGCTGACCCCGGACAACCGGCATGCCGCCGTCGCGGTCCGGACACTCAAGGCCGGCATCGCCACCTTCTGCGAGAAGCCGCTGGACGTCACCGTGGAAGCCGCGGACCGCATCCTGCAGACCGCCTTCGAGACCGGAACCCGCCTGTACGTGGGCCACAACATGCGCCACATGCCGGTGGTGGTCCAAATGCGCCAGCTCATCGAGGAGGGCAGGATCGGCGAGGTCAAGGCCATCTGGTGCCGGCACTTCGTGGGCCACGGCGGCGACTACTACTTCAAGGACTGGCACGCCCAGCGCGCCAACGTCACCTCGCTGCTGCTGCAGAAGGGCGCCCACGATATCGACGTGATCCACTGGCTGGCCAACGGCTACACCAAGCGGGTTGCCGCCGTCGGCGATCTCGCGGTCTACGGCGGCGTGGGCAACCGGAGCAACAACGACGGCAAGCGCATGGGCGACTGGTTCTCCTTGGACAACTGGCCGCCCACCGAGCAGACGGACCTGGCCGAGACGATCGACGTCGAGGACATCTCCATGATGAACATGGTCCTGGACAACGGCGTGCTGGCTTCCTACCAGCAGTGCCACTTCACCCCGGACTACTGGCGGAACTACACGGTCATCGGCACCAAGGGCCGGATCGAGAACTTCGGCGACGGCCCGGGCGAGGCCATCAAGGTCTGGACCAGCCGCACCTCCGGCTTCGCCGAGCCGGATGAGACGGTGGAGATCCTGGACGGCGAAGGCGGCCACGGCGGCGCCGACCCGCTCCTGATCGAAGAGTTCCTGCGCTTCGCGGCCGAGGGCGGCCAGACCCGGACGAGCCCCATCGCGGCCCGCCAGGCAGTGGTGGCCGGCATCCTCGCCGCCGAATCCCTGCGCGGCGACGGCTCGGCCAAGGAGGTTCCGGCCCTGCCGGAGCCGCTCGTGGAGTACTTCGACGCCGGCCAGCCGGCCCTCGTCCGCGACTAA
- a CDS encoding LysR family transcriptional regulator, whose amino-acid sequence MDVRQLQVLRELGELGSVKAVAETMMVTPSAVSQQLTLLQRSAGVPLTRKEGRNLVLTDAGQVLADAGGAVVRAMADARAAIGGYHDDPAGTVSVSAFHSAGQALFGRLASRLLAGGEGVPRLRLADEDVPQQGFPALTARYDIVLAHRMAHGPAWPREKVTVIPLADEPLDIALPAGHPLAARSELEPADVVGQPWVTSRDGYSPADVLAAVVAVSGRPAEVLHRINDYSTVAALVSAGGAIGLLPRFTAQRVLDAGVVLRPLAGVNSVRKIDILARPETLKRKSVMTVCDSLQSVMTDLARVGPTG is encoded by the coding sequence ATGGATGTTCGCCAGCTTCAAGTCCTCCGCGAGCTCGGTGAGCTCGGCAGCGTCAAGGCCGTGGCGGAGACCATGATGGTCACCCCCTCCGCCGTGTCGCAGCAGCTCACTCTTCTTCAGCGCAGCGCCGGGGTGCCCCTCACCAGGAAGGAAGGCCGGAACCTCGTCCTGACGGACGCCGGCCAGGTCCTCGCGGACGCCGGCGGCGCCGTCGTCCGCGCCATGGCCGATGCCCGCGCCGCAATCGGCGGCTACCACGATGACCCGGCAGGGACGGTTTCCGTGAGCGCCTTCCACAGCGCCGGCCAGGCGCTGTTCGGCCGCCTTGCCTCCCGGCTCCTCGCCGGCGGCGAGGGGGTTCCCCGCTTACGGCTGGCCGATGAAGATGTCCCGCAACAGGGATTTCCGGCACTGACGGCGCGTTATGACATCGTCCTGGCCCACCGCATGGCGCACGGCCCCGCATGGCCGCGGGAAAAGGTGACGGTCATTCCGCTGGCCGACGAACCGCTCGACATCGCACTTCCGGCCGGGCATCCGCTCGCCGCACGGTCCGAACTGGAGCCGGCCGACGTCGTCGGGCAGCCCTGGGTGACCAGCCGCGACGGTTACTCCCCCGCGGACGTGCTGGCCGCCGTCGTGGCCGTCAGCGGCCGCCCGGCGGAGGTCCTGCACCGGATCAACGACTACTCCACCGTGGCGGCGCTCGTGTCCGCGGGCGGCGCGATCGGGCTGCTTCCGCGGTTCACGGCGCAGCGCGTGCTGGACGCGGGAGTGGTGCTGCGGCCGCTGGCCGGCGTCAACTCGGTGCGCAAGATCGACATCCTGGCCCGGCCCGAGACGCTGAAAAGGAAATCGGTCATGACGGTCTGCGATTCGCTGCAGTCCGTCATGACAGATCTGGCCCGCGTTGGCCCAACTGGGTAG
- a CDS encoding amidohydrolase family protein, giving the protein MCNHDHSSEDLPPAGLSRRGILAGATALAGITVASVAAQMASAPAAHAAEPPAAPNYPGRPVTPGAVVIEGGTIVDPLTGDAVVDGVLVLDGGKVAAVGTRDATRKAVAAVAGRAQVLNATGRWVVPGLVDVHVHANALADTRLILQGGATSIRSGSSSFYQDVALAGLPAWAPGASPRMRPAGLFISPELGDSVLADPDLAPLVALPHGVVDASDLAYLTRVNLKRGAEVIKTRANPRAGLAEQDPRELVYDVEQLSAVVNAARGAGVLCHAYSAEGIDGAVRAGVRSIEHGVFVTEASIAEMARRGTFFTPTMDAITSMARSANPVLAARGQEYTPILKAAVRAAHEAGVTVVAGTDSFGTDVTPLGTEVRLLTEAGLSPLEGLRSATTHAARLLGWEGQAGRLVSGGFADAVVVDADPLTDGTALEKVRVVVAQGTVVRNGL; this is encoded by the coding sequence ATGTGCAACCACGACCATTCGAGCGAAGACCTGCCGCCGGCGGGCCTGTCCCGCCGGGGAATCCTCGCGGGCGCCACGGCTCTCGCCGGAATCACCGTCGCCAGCGTTGCGGCCCAGATGGCCTCGGCCCCGGCCGCGCACGCCGCCGAGCCGCCCGCGGCTCCCAATTACCCGGGCCGCCCGGTGACGCCCGGCGCCGTCGTGATCGAGGGTGGCACCATCGTTGACCCGCTCACTGGCGATGCCGTGGTGGACGGCGTTCTGGTGCTCGACGGCGGCAAGGTCGCCGCCGTCGGGACCCGGGACGCCACGCGCAAGGCCGTTGCCGCCGTCGCGGGCCGCGCACAAGTCCTCAACGCCACGGGGCGCTGGGTGGTCCCCGGCCTCGTGGACGTCCACGTCCACGCGAACGCCCTCGCCGATACGCGCCTCATCCTGCAGGGCGGCGCCACGAGCATCCGCAGCGGCTCCTCCAGCTTCTACCAGGACGTGGCACTTGCAGGCCTTCCCGCGTGGGCACCGGGCGCCTCGCCGCGAATGCGTCCCGCCGGACTCTTCATTTCGCCGGAGCTTGGCGACTCGGTCCTTGCGGACCCGGACCTGGCCCCGCTCGTGGCGCTCCCCCACGGCGTCGTCGACGCCTCAGACCTGGCCTACCTCACGCGGGTCAACCTCAAGCGCGGTGCCGAGGTCATCAAGACCCGGGCAAACCCGCGTGCAGGCCTCGCCGAGCAGGATCCCCGTGAACTGGTCTACGACGTCGAGCAGCTCTCGGCGGTTGTCAATGCGGCCCGCGGCGCCGGCGTCCTGTGCCACGCCTACAGTGCCGAAGGGATCGACGGCGCCGTGCGCGCGGGCGTCCGCAGCATCGAACACGGCGTCTTCGTCACCGAGGCCAGCATTGCCGAGATGGCCCGCCGTGGCACCTTCTTCACGCCCACCATGGACGCCATCACCAGCATGGCCAGGTCAGCCAACCCGGTCCTCGCGGCCCGCGGACAGGAATACACGCCCATCCTCAAGGCTGCCGTCCGTGCGGCACACGAGGCCGGCGTGACCGTGGTGGCAGGCACGGACTCGTTCGGCACCGACGTCACTCCCCTGGGTACCGAAGTGCGGCTGCTCACCGAGGCGGGATTGTCGCCGCTGGAGGGTCTGCGCTCGGCGACCACCCACGCTGCCCGCCTACTCGGCTGGGAGGGCCAGGCCGGCCGCCTGGTCAGCGGCGGTTTCGCGGACGCCGTAGTGGTCGACGCCGACCCGCTCACCGACGGCACGGCGCTGGAAAAGGTCCGCGTCGTCGTTGCGCAGGGAACAGTGGTCCGCAACGGGCTCTGA